Part of the Pseudobdellovibrionaceae bacterium genome is shown below.
GAGGAATTATTCCGATTTTTAGCGGTTTTTTACAAGGGCGATCTGTTAGAATTCAATGAGGCGTGGGGAGAACAATGGTGAAAGTACTGCCTTTGCCGGGCTCACTTTGTACATCCACTTGGCCGCGGTGAGCCAAGCAAACGTGTTTCACAATGGAAAGCCCCAGACCTGTGCCGCCCCGTTCGCGGCTGCGAGCCTTATCCACACGGTAAAACCGTTCGAAAAGCCGGGGAAGGTGCTTACGGGTGATTCCAATGCCATGATCGAGCACAATAATGCGCACATCTTGAGGGCTCGGGACTACTTTTACCAGAATGTGCTTGCCCCTTTCGCTGTACTTGATGGCGTTGTCGATGAGATTCACCACGGCCTGTTCAAGAAGTGGGGCATTGATGGCTGCTACGGCCTCATCCTCGCATTCACAGTCAATTTCTATATCAAGCCCCTGGGCACGGTCTTCACACATTTCTATGGCCGACCTCACAGTGCTTCTCACATCCATTTTGGAAAGCTCAATGGCTTGGCCCTCGGTGCCCCGTTCAATTCGAGAAAGCGCCAAGAGATCTTCAATAATTGACCCCAAGCGCGCAGCGTGGCGGTGGATAATTTTAATAAATCTTCGTCGTTCTTCAGGGTCAGTGATTTCAGCTGTAAGCAGAGTCTCTGCAAAACCTTGAATTGAAGTGAGCGGCGTTCTGAGCTCATGGGACACGTTGGCCACAAAATCCCGTCGATGACTTTCTAATTCTTTAAGCCTGGAGATGTCTGAAAAAACGAGCACAGTCCCATTGCGGGTGCCGTCGTGGGATTTCAGGGGGCTGCTGCGCAACTGTAAATGCTTACTGGTCGCTCCCAGCAGTTCGACTTCTTTTTCTAGGGGATGATCGGCTTTGAGGGAGAGGTTTACAAAATCCTGGATTTCAGGAACACGCACGACCGCTTCGATGCCCTGCCCTTTTTGGCGTTCGTTGGGGATGCCAAGAATTTTGGCTGCGGCTGAATTTAAAAACTTGATGTTTCGGTCGCTGTTTACCGCCATCACACCTTCGGCCATACTTGAAAATACGGCCTCTTGTTGTTGTTTGCGGCTGGTGATTTTTTTAATTCGCCGATCTAGGTGTTCCGCAATCTCGTCAACGGCCAATGCCAACTCATGCACTTCTCGGTGAATGATTCGGGCGGTATCACCGCTGGCGGACAGATCATCATGGGCCAGTTTTTGAATGCGTATCTTTAATATATCGATAGGCCGTTTAAGAGTCTGCGAAAGCCAATAAGACAGAGACGCAGAGCCAACGACTATGGCAAGAACCAGTGCCCAATGAATGCCTGTCCAATTTTGTAGGCCGATTTTTCCAAGCCAATAGGACCCCTCAGCACTCACCGCTGTAAGAATAAGAAGAGATGGGAAAAGGTGCCAAAAAAACGGGCGTCTAAGCATAGGTTATACTATTCACTAAAGCGATACCCCACACCTCGCACGGTTTCAATGTGATCACCTGCGTCGCCAAGCTTCTTTCGCAGTCCCACCATCTGAAAATCAATAGATCGATCTGTGACCGCATAGTTTTCGCCTCGGATAGCGTCTACAATTTGTCCTCTGGTGAACACCCAACCGGGCTTTTTCATTAAAAAGTGCAAAATCTGAAATTCAGAATGGGTGAGTTGAACTGGGCTGCCGCCGTAAACCACTTCGTGCCGGCCTGGATGAATTTTGATTCCATGGCGCTCCACAATGCTGGTTTGGGCGTTGGCATTTTGGGTGGTGAAGTCGCGAAGATTGGCTTTAACCCTTGCCACAAGCACTTTCGGGCTAAAGGGTTTTGTGATGTAATCACTGGCCCCCAATTCAAGGCCGCGGATCACGTCGGTTTCTTCGCCTTTTGCAGTTACCATAATGATGGGGAGGTCCTTTGTGTTAGGCCGATCTTTTAGGCGCCGGCATATGTCAAAACCACCAATTCCGGGTAACATAAGATCTAAAACAAGGAGGTCTGGAGGATCATTTTCCACCGCCATTAGACCCTCTTCTCCTGATCCAAATGTTTGAACCCGAAAACCCTCAAGACTGAGGTTGAATCGGATAAGTTCAGCAATATCGGATTCGTCCTCGATGACATAGACCATTTGACCTGGATTCACGTGAAACCCTCTTTCTATAGCTTCGTAACATTGAGTTGGCCCCCTTCTATTCCACTTAATGTCTGATGTAAATGAAGTTGGCCAAATCCTTTATTTTCAAATCATTGTTGGATTTTAATGAGGGTTAGAAAAAAAACTGGATTCAGTGGCTGTCGGGTTAAGGTCTAGTTTTTTGCAAAAGGGTGTTGACGATTTTATGTGGGGTCTCAATCATAAGGGCATGAAAACACGTCCATGGCCCATCATAATATTAGCAGTTATCCAATTCTTGATGCCATTATTTAGCATCATAACCAATGCCTTTCTCGTTAAAGTGTCGCCTTTGATGTACTTTAACGCCCTCATTGAGGTGAAGGCAGGATGGGAGCTTATAGAGTTTTTTGCTCTGTTCCCTATCGCAGGCATCTCTATTTTCTTGATGAAGAAATGGAGCTACCCCGTATTTCTTGCGGTGATGGGGTGGACACTTTTTTCTAACATTGCCATTTACATGCGTGACTACCAGGGCGTGATGTCGCCATGGGTGATCGTTGGATTCACTTTGATCAATGTATTGTTTGTCAGCTACTACTTACTACCTGCAGTGAGACAGATCTATTTTAATAGACAGCTTCGCTGGTGGGAGTCACAGCCTCGATTTGTGATTGATTTTTCTGCCACGGTTGAGACGGGTGGCCAAACTGAGCCTTGCACCCTTCGTGATATTTCAGAAGGCGGCGCCTTTATCGAAACCACCCGAAAACTGACTACTGGTGATACTATCACATTGAAAATGCCACTTTTTGGAGTGGAGTTGCCAGTAGAGGGTACTGTAGTGCATACGGGCAATGCGGGTTTTGGAATCCGATTCACTACCAATGCACAGACTTGCACCACTTTGCGCCGTTTATTAGGTGTTTTTAGAGCCATGGGATTTGAACTTCGCCATGCTCCAGAGCCACAACTCGCTAGCTTTTTGACTTGGTTGCGAGGAGCGTTCTCCGGCAAAGGATTGTTGCCAGAAACTAAATAGTGAGCGTTTTTTAATTAGGCGGGTCGCTTTCGCGACACCGCCTAATTAAATTAAAAAACAAAAAAAAACCCGCCAGATCGAGCGGGTTTTTTGTTTTTAGGGCTGAACTGTGGTGGGAAAATCAATCCACTATTGAGCCATTGGGGTAATCGGGCAGGCGAGGCATGGTTTGTTTTGGGAACTGACCTGTCAAGCTATTGAGAAAAGCCACCACATTTGTAACTTCGTCTTCATTGAGGTCTCGGTTGAGTTGGGT
Proteins encoded:
- a CDS encoding PAS domain S-box protein, with amino-acid sequence MLRRPFFWHLFPSLLILTAVSAEGSYWLGKIGLQNWTGIHWALVLAIVVGSASLSYWLSQTLKRPIDILKIRIQKLAHDDLSASGDTARIIHREVHELALAVDEIAEHLDRRIKKITSRKQQQEAVFSSMAEGVMAVNSDRNIKFLNSAAAKILGIPNERQKGQGIEAVVRVPEIQDFVNLSLKADHPLEKEVELLGATSKHLQLRSSPLKSHDGTRNGTVLVFSDISRLKELESHRRDFVANVSHELRTPLTSIQGFAETLLTAEITDPEERRRFIKIIHRHAARLGSIIEDLLALSRIERGTEGQAIELSKMDVRSTVRSAIEMCEDRAQGLDIEIDCECEDEAVAAINAPLLEQAVVNLIDNAIKYSERGKHILVKVVPSPQDVRIIVLDHGIGITRKHLPRLFERFYRVDKARSRERGGTGLGLSIVKHVCLAHRGQVDVQSEPGKGSTFTIVLPTPH
- a CDS encoding response regulator, whose amino-acid sequence is MVYVIEDESDIAELIRFNLSLEGFRVQTFGSGEEGLMAVENDPPDLLVLDLMLPGIGGFDICRRLKDRPNTKDLPIIMVTAKGEETDVIRGLELGASDYITKPFSPKVLVARVKANLRDFTTQNANAQTSIVERHGIKIHPGRHEVVYGGSPVQLTHSEFQILHFLMKKPGWVFTRGQIVDAIRGENYAVTDRSIDFQMVGLRKKLGDAGDHIETVRGVGYRFSE
- a CDS encoding PilZ domain-containing protein, giving the protein MPLFSIITNAFLVKVSPLMYFNALIEVKAGWELIEFFALFPIAGISIFLMKKWSYPVFLAVMGWTLFSNIAIYMRDYQGVMSPWVIVGFTLINVLFVSYYLLPAVRQIYFNRQLRWWESQPRFVIDFSATVETGGQTEPCTLRDISEGGAFIETTRKLTTGDTITLKMPLFGVELPVEGTVVHTGNAGFGIRFTTNAQTCTTLRRLLGVFRAMGFELRHAPEPQLASFLTWLRGAFSGKGLLPETK